In Triticum aestivum cultivar Chinese Spring chromosome 5B, IWGSC CS RefSeq v2.1, whole genome shotgun sequence, the following proteins share a genomic window:
- the LOC123115457 gene encoding alpha-amylase/trypsin inhibitor-like: protein MASTRVLHLIIALVLAVTVATDAATITVVNRCSYTVWPGALPGGGARLDPGKSWQLNMPAGTAGARVWPRTGCTFDGSGRGRCITGDCGGALACSVSGQQPTTLAEYTLGRGGSRDFFDLSVIDGFNTPMSFQPVGGAPCRAATCAVDITRECLPELKVPGGCASACGKFGGDTYCCRGQFEHNCPPTNYSRFFKGKCPDAYSYAKDDQTSTFTCPAGTNYQIVLCPARNDLHMDQ from the coding sequence ATGGCGTCCACTCGCGTCCTCCACCTCATCATCGCCCTCGTCCTTGCCGTCACCGTCGCCACAGATGCGGCCACCATCACGGTGGTGAACCGGTGCTCCTACACGGTGTGGCCGGGCGCGCTCCCAGGCGGCGGCGCGCGTCTCGACCCGGGCAAGTCGTGGCAGCTCAACATGCCCGCCGGCACAGCGGGCGCCAGGGTGTGGCCGCGCACCGGATGCACCTTCGACGGCAGCGGCCGGGGCCGGTGCATCACGGGCGACTGCGGCGGCGCGCTGGCTTGCAGCGTGTCCGGCCAGCAGCCCACCACGCTGGCCGAGTACACGCTGGGGCGGGGCGGGAGCCGGGACTTCTTCGACCTGTCCGTCATCGACGGCTTCAATACGCCCATGAGCTTCCAGCCCGTCGGCGGCGCGCCGTGCCGTGCGGCGACCTGCGCCGTGGACATCACCAGGGAATGCCTGCCAGAGCTGAAGGTGCCCGGAGGGTGCGCGAGCGCGTGCGGCAAGTTCGGCGGCGACACGTACTGCTGCCGTGGCCAGTTCGAGCACAACTGCCCGCCGACGAACTACTCGAGGTTCTTCAAGGGCAAGTGCCCCGACGCCTACAGCTACGCCAAGGACGACCAGACCAGCACCTTCACCTGCCCCGCCGGAACCAACTACCAGATCGTTCTCTGCCCCGCACGAAATGATTTACACATGGATCAGTAA